Proteins encoded within one genomic window of Cytophagales bacterium:
- the asnB gene encoding asparagine synthase (glutamine-hydrolyzing), which translates to MCGITGFIKFDKRISGEDHEIIKEMNAQHFHRGPDDQDTLLFENVALGFSRLSIIGLEMGMQPILNEDESIILICNGEVFNYIELREQLTSRGHQFRTKSDIEVILHLYEECGMDLLQQLNGQFAFAIYDKNKKALYCARDQMGICPLHYTFVQNTFIFGSEIKAILQHPLVSREVDPVGLDQVFTFAGLISPRTMFKNIHSLENGHYLAIDRHGKIENHEYWDLIYPEGEVQLNGKSEEYYINRLEELFEKSIKLRLRADVPMGLYLSGGLDSSMITMKVNQLQPDMRKEAFSIDFTQSDISETPYQVLVADKSNSNLNKKTFFYNDISKGLRRAIYHCECPLKETYNTASLSLSASTRSRGIKAILSGEGSDELFAGYVGYRFDKMRAMNMVQNAASPEEEELRNKIWGDKSMFYETNFSELEKIKRGLYSDDLNASFDEVNCLNHHVINKDRIRNRDVISKRSYIDYKVRLVDHLVSDHGDRMALANSVEVRYPFLDKDFVEFATQVPASLKLNDFTEKYILKRMASRFVPKEVIDREKFGFVAPGSPYLLQNNVEYVNDLLSYDLIKKQGFFNPDRIEQLKKEYSQEGFKLNIPFESDLLITVITFGILMDEFFN; encoded by the coding sequence ATGTGTGGCATAACAGGCTTTATAAAATTCGATAAAAGAATTTCAGGTGAAGATCATGAAATAATCAAAGAAATGAATGCCCAGCACTTTCATAGAGGGCCGGACGATCAAGACACACTTTTATTCGAGAATGTAGCCCTGGGGTTTAGCAGGCTTAGCATCATCGGTTTGGAAATGGGCATGCAACCCATCTTGAACGAGGATGAATCCATTATTCTTATATGCAATGGCGAGGTATTCAATTACATAGAACTTAGAGAACAACTGACATCCAGAGGCCATCAGTTCAGAACCAAATCAGATATTGAAGTAATCCTTCATTTGTATGAAGAATGCGGAATGGATTTACTGCAACAATTGAATGGCCAATTCGCCTTTGCCATCTATGATAAAAATAAAAAGGCCCTCTATTGCGCTCGTGATCAAATGGGAATATGCCCACTGCATTACACCTTCGTTCAGAATACATTCATTTTTGGATCAGAAATAAAAGCAATTCTTCAACACCCTCTGGTATCACGTGAAGTTGATCCTGTAGGACTTGACCAGGTTTTTACATTTGCCGGTTTAATAAGTCCCAGAACCATGTTCAAGAATATCCATAGCCTGGAAAATGGTCATTACTTGGCAATTGACAGGCATGGAAAAATAGAAAACCATGAATACTGGGATCTTATCTACCCCGAGGGAGAAGTACAGTTAAATGGCAAATCGGAAGAGTATTACATTAACCGACTGGAAGAGCTATTTGAAAAATCAATTAAACTTAGGTTGAGGGCGGATGTCCCAATGGGACTCTATCTGAGTGGAGGTTTGGATTCATCCATGATTACCATGAAAGTGAATCAATTGCAGCCGGATATGCGCAAAGAAGCATTTTCAATTGATTTTACGCAATCTGACATTTCTGAAACACCTTATCAAGTATTGGTGGCTGATAAAAGCAATTCCAACCTTAACAAAAAGACGTTCTTTTATAATGACATTAGCAAAGGGCTGAGACGGGCAATATATCATTGCGAATGCCCGCTCAAAGAAACCTATAATACCGCTTCACTTTCGTTATCTGCGTCTACCAGGTCCAGAGGGATCAAAGCCATATTGTCAGGAGAGGGTTCTGATGAGCTTTTTGCTGGTTATGTAGGATACAGGTTTGATAAAATGAGGGCAATGAACATGGTGCAAAATGCAGCAAGCCCCGAAGAGGAAGAACTCAGAAATAAGATCTGGGGTGATAAGTCCATGTTTTATGAAACCAACTTTTCCGAGCTGGAAAAAATAAAAAGGGGGTTGTATTCTGATGATCTCAACGCCTCTTTCGATGAAGTAAATTGCCTGAACCATCATGTCATCAATAAAGACAGGATTCGTAACCGGGATGTGATTAGTAAGAGGTCGTATATAGATTATAAAGTCAGATTAGTAGATCATTTGGTATCCGACCATGGCGACAGAATGGCATTGGCCAACTCAGTGGAAGTGCGATACCCGTTTTTAGACAAGGATTTTGTTGAGTTCGCCACTCAGGTGCCTGCTTCATTAAAACTCAACGACTTTACAGAGAAATATATACTAAAAAGAATGGCGTCAAGATTTGTCCCTAAAGAAGTCATAGATAGGGAGAAATTTGGCTTCGTTGCTCCTGGCAGCCCTTATTTACTACAAAACAACGTCGAATACGTGAATGATCTTCTTTCGTACGATTTAATCAAGAAACAGGGATTTTTTAATCCGGACCGCATAGAACAGCTTAAAAAAGAATACAGTCAGGAAGGGTTCAAGTTGAACATACCATTCGAAAGCGATCTATTGATCACCGTGATCACTTTCGGAATATTGATGGATGAATTTTTTAACTGA
- a CDS encoding LLM class flavin-dependent oxidoreductase, which yields MIDFSLFFFSNYEVQAENKYHLLTELVKYADQNGLSGVWVPERHFHDFGGLFPNPSVISSALAMITNNIELRSGSVVSPLHDPVRIAEEWSVVDNLSGGRVSLSFASGWNGNDFVLAKDNYQDRHQIMYDQIELIKKLWKGGSTIRENGHGKEIEFRIFPAPIQKELPIWVTAAGNEQTYIKAGEMGANLLTHLLGQEPADVARKVQLYREARLQNGYAPEEGRVALMLHTYVGDDGEDIGEAVEQPFIEYLKSATSLSKIIYEEAGYNPDDIPEEDKELMLKFSYERYSKSAALIGTVEHCSSFVEQVSEIGIDEIACLVDFGVEPSKVIDRLKNLATLQKLQAHPIQERVH from the coding sequence ATGATAGATTTTAGCCTTTTCTTTTTTTCTAATTATGAAGTTCAAGCTGAAAACAAATATCACTTATTGACCGAATTGGTTAAATACGCGGACCAAAATGGCCTTAGTGGCGTATGGGTACCAGAACGTCATTTTCACGATTTTGGAGGACTTTTCCCTAATCCGTCTGTCATTAGTTCCGCTCTGGCTATGATCACCAATAACATTGAGTTAAGGAGTGGGAGTGTGGTTTCTCCTTTGCATGATCCAGTCAGAATTGCAGAAGAGTGGTCCGTGGTGGATAACCTGTCAGGTGGCAGGGTTTCTTTGTCATTTGCCTCTGGCTGGAATGGTAATGATTTCGTTTTGGCAAAGGACAATTATCAGGACCGGCACCAGATCATGTATGATCAGATTGAACTGATAAAAAAACTGTGGAAAGGAGGTAGTACGATAAGGGAAAATGGTCACGGCAAAGAAATAGAGTTCCGTATTTTCCCAGCTCCTATTCAAAAGGAATTGCCTATATGGGTAACTGCAGCGGGCAACGAACAGACTTACATCAAAGCAGGTGAAATGGGAGCGAATTTACTGACGCACCTGTTGGGTCAGGAACCGGCAGATGTGGCAAGAAAAGTTCAATTATACAGAGAGGCCAGATTACAAAATGGATACGCTCCGGAAGAAGGGAGAGTAGCATTAATGTTGCATACCTATGTTGGTGATGATGGCGAAGATATTGGGGAAGCGGTTGAACAGCCATTCATTGAATACCTGAAGAGTGCCACCAGCCTAAGTAAAATCATCTATGAAGAAGCAGGATACAATCCAGACGATATCCCGGAAGAGGACAAAGAACTCATGTTAAAATTTTCCTATGAGCGATATAGCAAAAGTGCTGCTTTAATTGGTACAGTAGAGCATTGCTCGTCGTTCGTTGAACAAGTGAGTGAAATTGGAATAGACGAAATAGCTTGTCTGGTCGATTTTGGAGTTGAACCGTCAAAGGTGATTGACCGGTTGAAAAACCTTGCGACATTGCAGAAATTACAGGCACATCCCATTCAGGAAAGAGTTCATTGA